TTCCACTGAGGGCATGGGCATGGGCATTGGCATGGGCATGGGCATTGGCATGGGCATGCCTGCGCATGGATGGGGTGGCCGGGAAGGCCGCCATGTCCGCTGTCGCAGTCCGCTCACCAGAACTGCGCTCAAAACCAAAAAGGCTTCCAGCGCATATTCTTCTAGGGGGATTTGCTATTAAAAATATAGCGATCGACGCTCACCTCAGCGCGCCTTGGCCGGCGTGGAGACCGGCGGCTTCGGGGCTGCTCCCGCGGCGCCGCCCTGCACCTTGTCTCCGGCGCGGGCCAGCAGCACCGCGCAGTTCTCGTCGTCGTCCGCCGCAGGCACCGTGATGGGGGCCAGCGCCAGCGCCACCGGCGCGACCACGGCGGCCGCCACCGCGGCGCCCGCGCGCAGCAGCAGCGGGCCGGCTTCCAGGCCCACCTTGGGATCGGCGAACGGGCCCTTCACGTACAGCGGCGTGCGCAGGGAGAAGAACTTCCACTGCAGCGATTCGGGCTTGATGCGCAGGTCGAGGTGCTCGCGGCCCAGGTCGGCCGTGCCGGTGGCTTCCACCGTGGCCTCGTTGGTGCTCAGCTTCACCGAGCGGGTCTGTGCGATGCCGTCCTTCACCGCGAAGTCGGCCACGGCGCAGCGCAGCTGCACTTCCTTGTCGTCGCCGAAGAGCTTGGCCACCACCACGCTGCCCACGTTGAGCGCGGCCAGGTCCAGCATCTGCTTGCTGAAACGGCCATCCCGGATGTACAGGCGGGTTTCGCCGCTGGCGCTGCCCAGCATGCTGGCCACCGACTGGCCGCTGCCGTTCAGCGCCACGGCACCGTCGAGCCGGCCGAAGCTCTTTTCCATCAGCTCGACCTTGGGAAACAGGCCCGACAGCCGCAGCCCTTCCACGCTGCCGCGCAACTGGGCCTTGAGCGGCTTGGTGCGGCTGTCCAGCACCACGGTGGAATCGATCTTGCCCTGCGTCACGCCGAACTGCAGGGGCGAGAGGGTGAGCATCGCGTTGTCCATCACCGCATGCACGCGCAGGTTTTCGATCGGCAGGCTCTCGTCGCGCACGATCTGCTGACCGCTGAAGGTCAGGTCCAGGTCCATCGCATTCCAGCGGTCGGTGGCGAATGCCACGTCGGGCAGCACCTTGCCGGGGCGCTTGGAGGTGCCTTTTTCCGCCTTGCCTTCGCCCGTCGGCGCACCCAGCACGGGCCCTAAGTCGGCCAGGCGCAGCTTCTTGGCGGTCATCGTGCCCTTGAGGCGCGGGCGTGGCTTGGCCGACGTGTAGGTCAGGCTGCCGTGCAGGTCGCTGCCCCCCACGGTGCCGTCGAAATCGCGGTACTCCCACACCGCGTTGTCCGGCTCCAGGCTGCCCACCAGCCGGCCGCTCGTGCGAAACGGCGGCGTGTTCGGCAGCACCAGGCCGGTGAGGTCGTACAGGTCGGCCATGCTCTCGGCCTTGAGCATCACCTTCAGGTCCATGCCCGACAGCGCGGCCGGGTTGGACAGGATGCCTTCCACCTCGGCTTCCACCGTGCCGGCCTTCGCCTTGAACCGCAGCGGGTAGTCCACGACCTTTTCGCGCAGGTCCATCACGTGCCCGCCTTCGCCCCGGCCCTGGATGCGGGCCTTGGCGTAGCGGCCCCGCACCTCGAAGCGCACGCCGTACGGGCCGGGCGCCTGTCCGGCGGGCGTGTCGATGGTCCCGAGCTTGGCGGTGAAGGCCAGGTCTTTCACGGCATCGGCATAGGCCAGTTGGCCATCGCGCACCACGAGCCGGCCCACGCTCACGCTCCAGGGATTCGGCTTCGCCGGCCCGCCGTCCTTGGCGGGGCGGTCGAAGGTCCAGTTGTTGCTGCCGTCGGCCTTGCGGGCCAGTGCCACGTCGGGCACGGTGAGTACCAGCGTGTCGATGGCCACATGGCGAGACAGCAGCGGCAGCAGCCTGAGGGATGCGCTCACGCTGCCCAGGGTGGCCATGGGCTGGCCGGTCGCGGGCACGGAGGCCGTGCTGTCGGCCGGTGCAG
This region of Acidovorax sp. GBBC 1281 genomic DNA includes:
- a CDS encoding AsmA family protein is translated as MPPETSPPSVSPTPSAPVPPRRRSRLPLAAVAGLLVVLLLLLAFVAWFDWNRAKPWINQQVSEATGRRFAIEGDLTAHWQWPQPVETGWRRWVPGVTVQADRLVMDNRADFGHFGALDVQTDDASTATVQARADKAAASATPSASAASAPSAPAQTAPADSTASVPATGQPMATLGSVSASLRLLPLLSRHVAIDTLVLTVPDVALARKADGSNNWTFDRPAKDGGPAKPNPWSVSVGRLVVRDGQLAYADAVKDLAFTAKLGTIDTPAGQAPGPYGVRFEVRGRYAKARIQGRGEGGHVMDLREKVVDYPLRFKAKAGTVEAEVEGILSNPAALSGMDLKVMLKAESMADLYDLTGLVLPNTPPFRTSGRLVGSLEPDNAVWEYRDFDGTVGGSDLHGSLTYTSAKPRPRLKGTMTAKKLRLADLGPVLGAPTGEGKAEKGTSKRPGKVLPDVAFATDRWNAMDLDLTFSGQQIVRDESLPIENLRVHAVMDNAMLTLSPLQFGVTQGKIDSTVVLDSRTKPLKAQLRGSVEGLRLSGLFPKVELMEKSFGRLDGAVALNGSGQSVASMLGSASGETRLYIRDGRFSKQMLDLAALNVGSVVVAKLFGDDKEVQLRCAVADFAVKDGIAQTRSVKLSTNEATVEATGTADLGREHLDLRIKPESLQWKFFSLRTPLYVKGPFADPKVGLEAGPLLLRAGAAVAAAVVAPVALALAPITVPAADDDENCAVLLARAGDKVQGGAAGAAPKPPVSTPAKAR